A window from Electrophorus electricus isolate fEleEle1 chromosome 7, fEleEle1.pri, whole genome shotgun sequence encodes these proteins:
- the rint1 gene encoding RAD50-interacting protein 1, translated as MAAPALANKNTFSDAAANPKSTNVNDSDSKCTAEDVSYMDHVAELVEREIGGDLKSLRKVSGLLETLTAENKLLEEQVLTVSSSVPLRVSAALSAAEGSRATMETLLHRERVLSNTLQQHLQGSQSWADSLGQILGQLDTLERHMKYLQCLAHIEDLSASIQQFLMTNSVWEAIGAVGSMANLDMGLKESGCSHLQAFLRETLLFWHKILKDKLTSDFEEVLTQLHWPAVSPPTQTLSPPANAQELSSQLKLLVSQLLSLQTSDDLISEMTDVRPFPGLLQAPPLSIPIQIMLLPLSKRFRYHFTGNRQTNSLSKPEWYLTQVLMWMGHNSSFMEEKIQPILNRAGANVDAKVELCRGLLSLAQEKLAHDAPRLLYDDALFCHLVDEVLQFEKELRTTHAYPSSYPGALHILLEEAVFQKWLSVERKMALEKVDAMLSTEGAWSCQYRDITDVDELKAPDCAETFMTLLLVITERYRSLPCPQAQLSFLALQRELVDDFRIRLTQVMKEESRQPLGARYCAVLNAANYISTVLSDWSDNVFFLQLQQTAVSVGEEVLGPLGATESGRLASLEGSLFEELLALLERLRGDMLGRLWEAVMRDVKEKAQLYCRDRWISLPSQCDQATMSLSSSACPFLLCLRDHLLQLQQLLCLPLFQMFWQGLAERLDLFLYQDVILYNHFNEGGAAQLQFDMTRNLFPLFGHYCKRPENFFKHVKEACIILNLKAGPALLLCDVLKQQEGPEEGDASLRPQPPTPESALNEMAVYRLAPSDAQILLNLRSAWLSR; from the exons ATGGCGGCGCCCGCTTTGGcgaataaaaacacattcagtgaTGCTGCTGCTAATCCTAAGTCGACAAATGTTAATGACAGTGATTCCAAATGTACAGCAGAGGACGTAAGTTATATGGACCATGTAGCTGAactggtggagagagagattggtggTGACTTAAAATCTCTGAGAAAAGTTAGTGGGCTTCTTGAAACACTGACAGCAGAGAACAAATTACTGGAAGAACAG GTATTAACTGTATCCAGTTCGGTGCCTTTACGTGTATCCGCTGCACTGTCCGCGGCGGAAGGGTCTCGGGCGACGATGGAGACACTGTTGCACCGGGAGAGAGTCCTCTCCAACACGCTGCAGCAGCATCTCCAGGGCTCACAGAGTTGGGCCGACAGTCTAGGGCAAATCCTAGGACAGCTGGACACACTGGAGAGGCACATGAAGTACCTTCAGTGCTTGGCTCATATTGAGGACCTCAG tgccAGTATTCAGCAGTTCCTGATGACTAACAGCGTATGGGAAGCAATCGGAGCAGTGGGCAGTATGGCCAACCTGGACATGGGTCTGAAGGAGTCAGGCTGCAGCCACTTACAGGCATTCCTTCGGGAAACGCTGCTCTTTTGGCACAAGATCCTGAAAGACAAGTTGACGAG TGATTTCGAGGAGGTGCTGACCCAACTGCACTGGCCAGCAGTGTCTCCGCCGACACAGACCCTTTCTCCCCCGGCTAACGCTCAGGAGCTCAGCAGCCAGCTGAAGCTGCTGGTCTCTcagctcctctccctgcagACCTC CGATGACCTTATATCGGAGATGACGGACGTGCGTCCTTTCCCTGGCCTGCTGCAGGCCCCTCCTCTCTCGATACCTATTCAGATTATGCTGCTGCCCCTCAGTAAGAGGTTTCGCTACCACTTCACTGGAAACCGCCAGACCAACTCGCTGAGCAAG CCAGAGTGGTATCTGACTCAGGTTCTCATGTGGATGGGACATAACTCCAGCTTCATGGAGGAGAAGATTCAACCCATTCTCAATCGTGCAGGGGCCAACGTTGATGCAAAG GTGGAGCTGTGCCGAGGACTCCTGAGTCTTGCCCAGGAGAAGCTGGCACACGATGCCCCAAGGCTGCTTTATGATGACGCCCTCTTCTGCCACCTGGTGGATGAGGTGCTGCAGTTTGAGAAGGAGCTGCGCACCACGCACGCCTACCCCAGCTCTTACCCTGGCGCCCTGCACATACTGCTGGAGGAGGCTGTCTTCCAGAAGTGGCTCAGCgttgagagaaaga TGGCACTGGAAAAGGTAGATGCCATGCTGTCAACAGAAGGGGCCTGGAGCTGTCAGTACAGAGACATCACTGATGTGGATGAGCTGAAAGCACCAGACTGTGCAGAGACATTTATGACTCTGCTGCTGGTCATCACAG AAAGGTACCGTTCCCTGCCATGTCCACAAGCCCAGCTCAGCTTCCTGGCTCTGCAGAGAGAGCTGGTGGATGACTTCCGCATCCGCCTCACCCAGGTGATGAAGGAGGAATCTCGGCAACCGCTGGGCGCTCGTTACTGTGCTGTCCTGAATGCCGCCAACTACATATCCACAGTTCTCAGCGACTGGAGCGACAATGTG TTCttcctgcagctgcagcagacagCGGTGTCGGTAGGGGAGGAGGTGCTAGGGCCACTGGGGGCTACAGAGAGCGGGCGACTGGCGTCTCTGGAAGGCTCTCTGTTCGAGGAACTGCTGGCCCTGCTGGAGAGACTCAGAGGGGACATGCTGGGCCGCTTGTGGGAGGCGGTTATGAGAGATGTGAAGGAGAAGGCCCAGCTTTATTGCAGGGACAG GTGGATCTCCTTGCCATCCCAGTGTGACCAGGCCACCATGTCCCTGTCCAGCTCTGCGTGCCCCTTCCTCCTGTGTCTCCGGGACCACCTGctccagctgcagcagctgctaTGTCTGCCTCTCTTCCAGATGTTCTGGCAGGGGCTGGCCGAGAGGCTTGATCTCTTCCTCTACCAGGAC GTGATCCTGTATAACCACTTCAATGAGGGAGGAGCCGCACAGCTGCAGTTCGACATGACCAGAAACCTCTTCCCATTGTTTGGACACTACTGCAAGAGACCTGAGAACTTCTTCAAACA TGTAAAGGAGGCCTGCATCATCCTTAACCTGAAGGCGGGGCCAGCCTTGCTGCTGTGTGATGTGCTGAAGCAGCAGGAGGGGCCAGAAGAGGGTGATGCCTCCCTGAGGCCTCAGCCGCCCACTCCTGAGTCAGCTCTGAACGAGATGGCCGTTTACAGGCTGGCCCCCAGCGACGCACAGATCCTCCTGAACCTCCGCTCTGCCTGGCTCAGCCGCTGA